From Xenopus tropicalis strain Nigerian chromosome 3, UCB_Xtro_10.0, whole genome shotgun sequence, the proteins below share one genomic window:
- the trip4 gene encoding activating signal cointegrator 1 isoform X1: protein MDTPIRLFSLDVEKVFSCCSDMAADLLGWCVEELEKRFGLGVSEDVVKYILSIDKEEEIDEYINDLVQAPEDTKSLFTRELKLRWHRIRQPPASRTTSAFQRKDGAEVFQTDKLLFGEQGKQRRRKGRNKMEPLQAVYPTSNTSAEEVKTPMDLAKAQEVVGLSSSKKKQKFVNLYTKEGQDRLTVLIPGRYPCECLAQKHRLINNCMTCGRIVCEQEGSGPCMFCGSLVCTKEELDILQRDSNKSQKLRKKLLGSESAKDLLPHQEIKMKEGLEKALQHRNKLLEYDKTSVRRTQVIDDESDYFSTDSNQWLSQTERETLRKKEQELQELRHASRLSRKFTIDFAGRKVFEEGEDLKEYNKLLDETVQSIHSGTVVFPSGSPGERSNTSSLVNPSLLQPSPVWVDQVSSGSYKKKASSEETKPCTERNRLRIQDRELQEISDLGMCLSMHQPWASLLVAGIKQVEGRTWYSAHRGRLWIAAASKRPSPQEISELETSYRVLLQKDIHFPKDYPTSCLLGCVDVNDCVSQEQFKEQYPNLNQESASPFIFICSNPQELLIKFPIKGQHKIWKLDSKIHQGAKKGLMARQEQAR, encoded by the exons ATGGATACGCCCATCCGTCTTTTCAGCCTAGACGTAGAAAAAGTATTTTCATGCTGTTCTGACATGGCAGCTGATTTGTTAGGGTGGTGTGTAGAGGAACTGGAGAAGCGTTTTGGACTGGGAGTCAGTGAAGACGTGGTTAA GTATATTCTATCCATTGACAAAGAAGAAGAGATTGATGAATATATCAATGACCTAGTACAGGCTCCAGAGGATACAAAGTCTCTATTTACACGTGAGCTGAAACTCAGATGGCACAGAATCAGGCAACCACCTGCTTCTCGCACCACTTCAGCATTCCAAAGGAAAGATG GAGCAGAAGTATTCCAGACAGATAAACTGTTGTTTGGAGAACAGGGTAAGCAAAGAAGGCGTAAAGGAAGAAACAAAATGGAGCCTCTTCAAGCTGTATATCCTACATCTAATACTTCTGCTGAAGAAGTAAAGACACCCATGGACTTGGCCAAG gcaCAGGAAGTTGTGGGGTTGTCCTCCTCCAAGAAGAAACAAAAGTTTGTCAACTTGTACACCAAGGAGGGCCAGGACAGACTGACAGTGCTAATCCCTGGACGCTACCCTTGCGAGTGCTTGGCTCAGAAGCACCGGCTTATTAATAACTGTATGACATGTGGCCGCATTGTTTGTGAGCAGGAAGGCTCTGGGCCTTGTATGTTCTGTGGAAGCTTG GTATGTACAAAGGAAGAACTTGACATTCTACAGCGAGACTCAAACAAAAGTCAAAAACTTCGTAAGAAGCTTTTAG GCTCTGAGTCTGCAAAAGACCTTCTCCCACATCAGGAAATCAAAATGAAGGAAGGATTAGAGAAAGCTCTGCAACATCGAAATAAACTTTTAGAGTATGACAAGACTAG TGTGCGGCGGACCCAGGTGATTGATGACGAGTCTGATTACTTCTCCACGGACTCAAACCAGTGGTTGTCTCAAACTGAAAGAGAAACCTTGCGAAAGAAGGAACAAGAGTTGCAAGAACTGCGTCATGCCTCTCGCCTTTCTCGTAAATTCACCATTGACTTTGCAGGAAGGAAGGTCTTTGAGGAGGGAGAAGATCTTAAGGAGTACAACAAGCT GTTGGATGAGACTGTCCAGTCAATTCATTCTGGAACAGTAGTGTTTCCTTCAGGGAGCCCTGGAGAAAGATCAAATACTTCATCTCTGGTAAATCCAAGTCTACTACAGCCTTCACCAGTG TGGGTGGATCAGGTTAGTTCAGGCTCATACAAGAAGAAAGCTTCTTCAGAGGAGACAAAACCTTGTACTGAAAGAAACCGGCTGCGTATACAGGACCGCGAACTACAAGAGATCAGTGACCTAGGCATGTGCTTAAGCATGCACCAACCTTGGGCTTCTCTACTTGTTGCAGGCATCAAACA GGTGGAGGGAAGGACATGGTACAGTGCTCATAGAGGCCGCTTGTGGATAGCAGCTGCTTCAAAACGACCTTCCCCACAGGAAATCTCTGAGCTGGAAACTTCCTACAGAGTGTTGCTTCAAAAAG ACATACACTTTCCGAAGGACTACCCTACTAGTTGTCTCCTGGGTTGTGTTGATGTAAATGACTGCGTTTCACAAGAGCAATTTAAAGAACAG TATCCCAATCTGAACCAAGAATCTGCCTCTCCATTTATATTCATCTGCAGCAATCCCCAAGAATTGCTAATTAAATTCCCCATTAAAGGACAGCATAAGATCT GGAAACTTGACTCCAAAATCCACCAGGGAGCCAAAAAAGGCTTAATGGCCAGACAAGAGCAAGCCAGATAA
- the trip4 gene encoding activating signal cointegrator 1, protein MAADLLGWCVEELEKRFGLGVSEDVVKYILSIDKEEEIDEYINDLVQAPEDTKSLFTRELKLRWHRIRQPPASRTTSAFQRKDGAEVFQTDKLLFGEQGKQRRRKGRNKMEPLQAVYPTSNTSAEEVKTPMDLAKAQEVVGLSSSKKKQKFVNLYTKEGQDRLTVLIPGRYPCECLAQKHRLINNCMTCGRIVCEQEGSGPCMFCGSLVCTKEELDILQRDSNKSQKLRKKLLGSESAKDLLPHQEIKMKEGLEKALQHRNKLLEYDKTSVRRTQVIDDESDYFSTDSNQWLSQTERETLRKKEQELQELRHASRLSRKFTIDFAGRKVFEEGEDLKEYNKLLDETVQSIHSGTVVFPSGSPGERSNTSSLVNPSLLQPSPVWVDQVSSGSYKKKASSEETKPCTERNRLRIQDRELQEISDLGMCLSMHQPWASLLVAGIKQ, encoded by the exons ATGGCAGCTGATTTGTTAGGGTGGTGTGTAGAGGAACTGGAGAAGCGTTTTGGACTGGGAGTCAGTGAAGACGTGGTTAA GTATATTCTATCCATTGACAAAGAAGAAGAGATTGATGAATATATCAATGACCTAGTACAGGCTCCAGAGGATACAAAGTCTCTATTTACACGTGAGCTGAAACTCAGATGGCACAGAATCAGGCAACCACCTGCTTCTCGCACCACTTCAGCATTCCAAAGGAAAGATG GAGCAGAAGTATTCCAGACAGATAAACTGTTGTTTGGAGAACAGGGTAAGCAAAGAAGGCGTAAAGGAAGAAACAAAATGGAGCCTCTTCAAGCTGTATATCCTACATCTAATACTTCTGCTGAAGAAGTAAAGACACCCATGGACTTGGCCAAG gcaCAGGAAGTTGTGGGGTTGTCCTCCTCCAAGAAGAAACAAAAGTTTGTCAACTTGTACACCAAGGAGGGCCAGGACAGACTGACAGTGCTAATCCCTGGACGCTACCCTTGCGAGTGCTTGGCTCAGAAGCACCGGCTTATTAATAACTGTATGACATGTGGCCGCATTGTTTGTGAGCAGGAAGGCTCTGGGCCTTGTATGTTCTGTGGAAGCTTG GTATGTACAAAGGAAGAACTTGACATTCTACAGCGAGACTCAAACAAAAGTCAAAAACTTCGTAAGAAGCTTTTAG GCTCTGAGTCTGCAAAAGACCTTCTCCCACATCAGGAAATCAAAATGAAGGAAGGATTAGAGAAAGCTCTGCAACATCGAAATAAACTTTTAGAGTATGACAAGACTAG TGTGCGGCGGACCCAGGTGATTGATGACGAGTCTGATTACTTCTCCACGGACTCAAACCAGTGGTTGTCTCAAACTGAAAGAGAAACCTTGCGAAAGAAGGAACAAGAGTTGCAAGAACTGCGTCATGCCTCTCGCCTTTCTCGTAAATTCACCATTGACTTTGCAGGAAGGAAGGTCTTTGAGGAGGGAGAAGATCTTAAGGAGTACAACAAGCT GTTGGATGAGACTGTCCAGTCAATTCATTCTGGAACAGTAGTGTTTCCTTCAGGGAGCCCTGGAGAAAGATCAAATACTTCATCTCTGGTAAATCCAAGTCTACTACAGCCTTCACCAGTG TGGGTGGATCAGGTTAGTTCAGGCTCATACAAGAAGAAAGCTTCTTCAGAGGAGACAAAACCTTGTACTGAAAGAAACCGGCTGCGTATACAGGACCGCGAACTACAAGAGATCAGTGACCTAGGCATGTGCTTAAGCATGCACCAACCTTGGGCTTCTCTACTTGTTGCAGGCATCAAACAGTAA
- the pclaf gene encoding PCNA-associated factor, translated as MVRTKADSAGSSASSGSYRKAVAARAPRKTFGSSSSGSNHVTSPTGKKSESKYAGGNPVCVRPTPTWQKGIGEFFGSPSTSQPEKENRIPSDDEEAGGSGAGKAPRKSRPLPPDPSEEAADSDDE; from the exons ATGGTGCGCACTAAGGCCGATTCCGCGGGCTCTTCTGCCTCGTCAGGCAGCTACAGGAAGG CTGTTGCTGCCAGAGCACCAAGGAAAACATTTGGGAGTAGTTCCAGTGGTTCAAACCATGTGACTTCACcaactggaaaaaaat ctgaaagTAAATATGCAGGAGGAAATCCTGTGTGTGTCAGGCCAACTCCTACCTGGCAGAAAGGTATAGGAGAGTTCTTTGGATCACCATCCACAAGTCAGCCTGAAAAGGAAAACAGAATTCCCTCTGATGATGAGGAAGCTGGTGGCAGTGGTGCAGGAAAAGCACCCAGAAA GTCCCGTCCTCTGCCACCAGATCCTTCAGAAGAAGCTGCTGACTCAGATGATGAGTGA